The nucleotide sequence TCTTATTTCGCAATTAATTGTTCGTAATCTGAGGCAGAAAGTAATTCTTCTATTTGAGAAGCATCAGTTATGTTGATTTTTATTATCCAACCTTCACCATAAGCGTCTTCGTTGATAAGTTCAGGCTTTTCTTCAAGCGCACTGTTTATTTCAACTACTTCGCCGGTAACAGGCATGAACAAGTCGGAAACAGTTTTAACTGCTTCGATTGAACCGAATAC is from uncultured Macellibacteroides sp. and encodes:
- the gcvH gene encoding glycine cleavage system protein GcvH produces the protein MIFPAELKYTKDHEWIRVEGNVAYIGITDYAQGELGDIVYVDVQTEGETVEKEEVFGSIEAVKTVSDLFMPVTGEVVEINSALEEKPELINEDAYGEGWIIKINITDASQIEELLSASDYEQLIAK